Proteins from a genomic interval of Cyanobium sp. AMD-g:
- a CDS encoding universal stress protein encodes MFDTVLFPIDQSRQTMETAAVALQLAQRHGSRIVLLSVVEAEEGVMHDPADVARLLEQARASFTQAGVACEVLEREGKPAFVIGDVADEINADVIVMGTRGITLEGDHQSTAARVLQLAPCPVLVVP; translated from the coding sequence ATGTTCGACACCGTCCTGTTCCCCATCGACCAGAGCCGCCAGACGATGGAAACGGCGGCCGTCGCCCTTCAACTCGCCCAGCGCCACGGCAGCCGCATCGTGCTGCTGTCGGTCGTGGAGGCCGAAGAGGGTGTGATGCATGATCCAGCCGATGTGGCCCGGCTGCTGGAGCAGGCCCGCGCCAGCTTCACCCAGGCCGGTGTGGCCTGCGAGGTGCTGGAACGGGAGGGAAAGCCGGCCTTCGTGATCGGTGACGTGGCCGATGAAATCAACGCGGATGTGATCGTCATGGGCACCCGTGGCATCACCCTGGAGGGCGACCACCAGAGCACCGCCGCCCGGGTGCTGCAACTGGCGCCCTGTCCGGTGCTGGT